A window from Flavobacterium lindanitolerans encodes these proteins:
- a CDS encoding serine hydrolase domain-containing protein, whose protein sequence is MKKLLATALLLLFISAIVQAQDFTRKTDNMISNVFKDKNGPGGVFLVAKNGKTIYHKAVGKANLELDVDMTADQIFQIGSITKQFTAVGILMLEEQGKINTGSSISKYIPDYPSGDNIKIYHLLTHTSGIKDFTKMKSIQQIAQKDLSPKELIDFFKNEPVEFLPGTKFEYNNSGYAILGYIIELVTGETYRDFIRKNIFEKIGMVNSRYADDSAIIKKRAYGYQKKGEAYVNKGRISFAIPYSSGSLMSTSEDMLKWQNALNHNLLLNEKTSEKAFTKKTLDNGETIGYGFGWHLSRLNGIATREHGGSVFGFKSMGVYIPDEDIYVIGFSNCDCNSPTQLVRDIASEAWKTFKSKP, encoded by the coding sequence ATGAAGAAATTGCTTGCAACCGCCCTGTTACTTCTTTTTATTTCCGCAATCGTCCAAGCACAAGACTTTACGCGCAAAACCGACAACATGATTTCGAACGTCTTTAAAGACAAAAACGGTCCTGGTGGTGTCTTTTTAGTCGCTAAAAATGGAAAAACTATTTACCATAAGGCTGTAGGTAAAGCCAACCTTGAACTGGATGTTGACATGACTGCAGACCAGATTTTTCAAATAGGTTCCATAACAAAACAATTCACCGCTGTAGGCATCCTGATGCTTGAAGAACAGGGAAAAATAAATACAGGCAGTAGTATCTCAAAATACATCCCCGATTATCCTTCGGGTGATAATATCAAGATTTACCATCTGCTAACCCACACTTCAGGGATTAAAGATTTCACCAAAATGAAATCTATTCAGCAAATTGCCCAAAAAGACCTCTCCCCTAAAGAACTGATTGACTTTTTTAAGAATGAACCTGTTGAGTTTCTCCCGGGCACAAAATTCGAATATAACAATTCAGGCTATGCCATCTTAGGCTACATCATTGAATTGGTTACCGGAGAAACTTACAGGGACTTTATCAGAAAAAATATTTTCGAAAAAATTGGAATGGTCAATTCCCGATATGCAGATGACAGTGCGATTATCAAAAAAAGAGCTTATGGCTATCAGAAAAAAGGGGAAGCCTATGTAAATAAAGGGCGGATTAGTTTCGCCATTCCCTATTCTTCCGGTTCGCTCATGTCCACATCAGAAGATATGTTGAAATGGCAAAATGCCCTAAACCATAATCTGTTGCTGAATGAAAAGACTTCTGAAAAAGCCTTTACTAAAAAAACGCTGGATAATGGCGAAACAATTGGTTACGGTTTTGGATGGCATTTGTCCCGGTTAAACGGAATTGCAACACGGGAACACGGCGGCAGTGTTTTCGGTTTTAAATCTATGGGCGTTTATATCCCGGATGAAGACATCTATGTCATCGGATTCAGCAATTGCGACTGCAATTCTCCTACACAATTAGTGCGGGATATTGCTTCGGAAGCATGGAAAACATTTAAATCTAAACCATGA
- a CDS encoding 5-(carboxyamino)imidazole ribonucleotide synthase has protein sequence MNYFSSDFKLGILGGGQLGKMLLADTRKFDIQTYVLDPSEEAPSRIGCNKFFQGNLMGFDTVYEFGKKADVLTFEIELVNLEALEKLESEGTKVYPSPKTLRNIQNKGRQKDFYKTHNIPTAPFQRFQTLEQLKTSLEKNNTTLPFVWKSAEFGYDGNGVKIVRTATDLANLPDVECIAEEMIPFKNELAVIVVRNPKGEIKTYPVVEMEFHPEANQVEYVICPARIDDKVAAKAREVALKVSEAFEHVGLLAVEMFQTENDDILVNEVAPRPHNSGHYSIEASYTSQFENHLRAILDLPLGNTESKVAGIMVNLVGEEGHSGQVVYKNIEQILAIDGVTPHIYGKRETRPFRKMGHVTIVNEDITKARTTAEEVKKLIRVISNS, from the coding sequence ATGAATTACTTCTCATCCGATTTTAAGCTCGGAATACTAGGCGGAGGACAGCTTGGCAAAATGCTTTTGGCCGATACCCGAAAATTTGACATACAGACTTATGTACTGGACCCAAGCGAGGAAGCCCCAAGCCGAATAGGCTGCAACAAATTCTTTCAGGGCAATCTTATGGGTTTTGATACGGTTTATGAATTTGGCAAAAAAGCCGATGTCCTGACTTTTGAAATAGAACTGGTTAATTTGGAAGCCCTCGAAAAACTGGAATCAGAAGGTACAAAAGTATATCCATCGCCAAAAACACTCAGAAACATTCAAAATAAAGGAAGGCAAAAAGATTTTTATAAAACCCATAATATTCCAACGGCTCCTTTTCAAAGATTCCAAACACTGGAACAATTAAAAACAAGTCTTGAAAAGAATAATACTACCCTGCCTTTTGTTTGGAAGAGTGCTGAATTTGGCTACGACGGAAATGGTGTTAAAATTGTACGCACGGCAACTGACCTCGCAAACCTGCCGGATGTAGAATGCATTGCCGAAGAAATGATTCCTTTCAAAAATGAACTGGCTGTAATTGTCGTTCGAAATCCAAAAGGCGAAATCAAGACTTATCCGGTGGTTGAAATGGAATTCCATCCCGAAGCCAATCAGGTAGAATATGTTATCTGTCCGGCACGTATTGACGACAAAGTAGCTGCAAAAGCAAGAGAAGTCGCTTTGAAAGTTTCGGAAGCTTTTGAACATGTAGGATTACTGGCTGTTGAAATGTTCCAGACAGAAAATGACGATATTCTGGTTAATGAAGTAGCGCCAAGACCTCATAATTCAGGTCATTACAGCATTGAAGCCAGCTATACTTCCCAATTTGAAAACCATTTAAGAGCCATACTCGACCTGCCTTTAGGCAATACCGAAAGCAAAGTAGCCGGAATTATGGTCAACCTTGTTGGAGAAGAAGGCCACTCAGGTCAGGTAGTTTATAAAAACATAGAACAGATTTTGGCCATTGACGGTGTAACGCCACATATTTACGGAAAACGCGAAACAAGACCTTTTAGAAAAATGGGTCATGTTACTATCGTAAATGAAGACATCACCAAAGCCAGAACAACAGCAGAAGAAGTAAAAAAACTAATACGGGTAATCAGCAATTCGTAA
- the purE gene encoding 5-(carboxyamino)imidazole ribonucleotide mutase, which produces MKIAIIMGSISDMPVMQEAIDILKEFGIETEVDIVSAHRTPEKLFDFSKNAHTRGIAAIIAGAGGAAHLPGMVASMSPLPVIGVPVKSSNSIDGWDSVLSILQMPGGVPVATVALNGAKNAGILAAQIIGSSNKAVLDKIIAYKEGLKQAVLKASENLKK; this is translated from the coding sequence ATGAAGATTGCAATCATAATGGGCTCTATTTCTGACATGCCGGTCATGCAGGAAGCCATCGACATACTGAAAGAATTTGGAATTGAAACCGAAGTAGATATTGTTTCGGCACACCGCACACCGGAAAAATTATTCGACTTTAGTAAAAATGCACATACACGTGGTATCGCTGCTATTATTGCAGGAGCCGGAGGTGCTGCTCACCTTCCGGGAATGGTAGCCTCAATGTCGCCGCTTCCCGTAATTGGCGTTCCGGTAAAATCAAGCAATTCTATCGATGGTTGGGACAGCGTGCTTTCCATTCTTCAAATGCCTGGCGGTGTTCCAGTTGCAACAGTTGCCTTAAATGGTGCTAAAAATGCAGGAATTCTGGCAGCACAAATTATCGGAAGCAGCAACAAGGCCGTTTTAGATAAAATTATTGCTTATAAAGAAGGCTTGAAACAGGCTGTGCTTAAAGCATCCGAAAACCTGAAAAAATAA